Part of the Chelmon rostratus isolate fCheRos1 chromosome 13, fCheRos1.pri, whole genome shotgun sequence genome is shown below.
CAAAGCCGCCTGCCCTGTAGAGCGCCATTTTGCCCCAGATGGGATAAGACCTGAGCTGAGCCTGCGTCTGGTACTTCCACGGGCTGGAGGTGCTTGTAGAGGTATTACCTTCCACAGAGGGGTTCCAGCCAGGGCCATAGGAGCCCATGTCCTCCACCTCCCATGAATATGGAGCATTGCAGTCTGGCACAAGCTGAAGCATGAACCCAGATATCTCACAGGAGTTCTTCTGCACTCGCAATTGACGAAGACGAGCGTTACCGACTAGCTTTGAGTTTCCATCTGTGATAAATCCTGGAACACAagtttgtttgttcagtttttctcaGGCTGAATGAAATGGTCTCTGAGCATTTGAACActttagtagtagtagttcaGTCTCAGATGAAGATCAGTTCAGGGTCTGTTTGCATTTAAGCACAACATATTCACAACTATCAGTCTTTGACACCTGTGCTTTTACCTTAATAATGTTGCTATGCTATGCCATGCAACAAAATTTGATCCATTTTGAGTCAATATAGCTCTAGTGCATTATTGGGCTAACTTTACCCAGTGCCAATGGGTTGACCAATGCTTTGACCCAGCGTTGCCTTTTATATTACTGTTGGTTATTCAGCCAAGCTAAAATATGGTTATTTTGGACAAGCTCAAGTTTTATCTTAAACTGGTCCCAAATGTATTATTAGCTGTAAAAAGTTTTGTGCACATTAAGCTGAGCAGACACCGTACAGGCACATTGATCCTAAACGTCAACATTGGATATTCATACTGCACGTTTTAATGAGTCTTTCTGCACGGCCACAATCTGCTCACATTGACCCCCAAGATATGGGATCTCACACTGAGTGTAAGCATGGGACTCCTGGTCGGTTTTGTCCATCGACTTTTCCAATAAAGTTTGTTCAAACAAGTCGATACATTCAAtgttgacaaaaagagagaaatgcagcaTTGCTTTGTGTACTCCTAATAATGATCACACTGTAAGAAGCAGCCGGAGATGTTTATGAGATGAAGACAATGTGGTCACAGTGTCTCAAGATGCCAGTTTGAGCCTCATCATGTAAAACAATAATCCAGTAATATTAAAAACAAGCTCACTACAGTTCATAATGGATCTATTGATAGCAGTCATGAGGGAAATAGGAAGACCGCCAAGCAACATTCCTGACATGCCAGAAACCCGACAAGTCGTCATGACATCCGGATCTTCAGGCAGTTTATCAGGGTTTGACTTGTGAGTCATGAGGTTTTGGGTGTGAATTAGTTATGTCAGACATGtagtttcttctttcttcacaCAGTTATCCAGTGGGTACAGGAGTGAGAGACATCCCGCTCCCAAGCCGTGGAGTTGATTTTTGTTTAGTTCCACAGCATGAGAGCGAGAAGTCGACTTTTCTAGACAGTACTCAACAGCTTTTCACACGCAACAGACTGTTGGCATGAAGACTTCGGCCTtatgaaaaaagggaaaacaaacaaactaaacacaTAAAAGTTGCTTAGAGACCAGGCAGTGTAAATGCGTCACTGACTTTTTCTTTAGTGTCAGGTGAGGAGTCCACTGTCCcgtctgacagacagagacagaataaaTCATATTCTATATGAATACttttacgcatatttttaccTGGATAAACTCCAAACAGGTTGCTTAGTAGAGATGTGTTGGCCCACGTGAACACTTCACCAAGACTCATGCTGTCGGTGATGTTTCTTCTGAAGCTATTCCGGATGTGCTGGTTCAGGTAAAAAGCATTGGGGTCCCTCTGGCTGTACGCCAccagcagcaacatccatataAACCCCATGTAGGCTGCAACAGATGCAGTACAGTCGTCCAAATTAAGCATTTGATAACAAGGCAGAGTCACTCAAAGTAAAGCAGATGCCGCAAGCTTTGATAAAGGATTCTTTCCTTTTCAGCCTTGGTCCttgagatttcttcagattctttgagtctttaaatgacattatttaCTGTGGACAATGAAATCTTTGCTATTTTACACTGAGAAACATCATGCTTGAATTGTTGCAGTATTTGccagcgcagtctgtcacagagtggtggaCCCCTCCTCTTCTTTACTTCAGagagactcagcctctctgggaggctctttttacAGCCAATCATGTTACTCACCTGCTGCCGGTTAACCTGATTAACTGTGCgatgttccaccagctgctTTCCTTtagtatttcatttttgttttccagtcttttgttgccactgtgcCAACTTTTTTAATACATgctgctgacatcaaattctaaatgaggatgtaattttgaaaaacaatgaaatttctaaTGTTGCCACTAATttcacaaagcacatttttacttttctaCAGCTAAGCAGCTAAATAGAATTCAGCCATCGTgaattttaatatttacacctgtgctttcccttcTCTGACCTGccaaaatgtctcctgtgaaaAGGGCCAGCTGTCCTACGAAAATCAATTAACGATggagcagctgatgaatgaatATACTAACCTTCCCTTCTGAAACACCTccactataataataataataataataataataatagaaaaaaaatcagtgcttCTACTTACTTAAAATCTCCCTGATAAGGGCGAAGGCTTTCTGTTCCAAAATCCtgttcctcctcatcctctcaaTGTCTGCAGCAGGAGGCGGCTCATAGAGGCTGCGGtcctgtctgactgtgtgctgGTCCTTACAATCACCTGTGGAGGAAGAGCTACTTGTCTGTTCGTtgtaaaaactgaatatttctgaTGAAGAGTACAAATTTCAGACAaagaatgtgtatttttaggAGTATTTATCTTTTACCTAGATTTCTGTAATTTCCTACAAAGGCCACATTTTGATAATCTTCCTCATCTACTTTCTTTATTACAAGGGCAAAGAAGACTGCCAGACATAGCACCTGTGGTAAAAGGCATGAGCATAAGTGAATACACATGTTCTCTACGAACTGAATGACTGAAAATTCTCATGAAGGATGATTAACCTCCTCACCTTCAGTGGCTGAATGACGAGGATACTCTGAAAAAAGGACACACTCATGGAAATCAACCAGCTTATGGAGCGTTCCTTCCCAAACTTCAACCCATAAAGCATTGTGAAATATCCCGCAACAACACTGGTTGCGATCACCAGCAGCCATCCGAAAAAAATGAACCACCAGGGTAGCCCTCCATGACAGCACACCCGTTTCTTCTGACTACCGTCACCATCAGCACTCTCTGCTGGGCTCAACCTGCgagtgaaagatgaaaaacCTTCTTTTTTAAATCCAGCTTTTCTGATGAAGTCACTTTACTGCTTTTATTAATTTAAGCAGATATTTTCTACATTCAGCTCTAAAACATTTACTTCACACTATCAGTTATGATGCACACTAAGGTTTCATGTCTGATATTatctatataaatataataactgacatagtaaaataaaaaagtggtTGAATAGATGGTTTTGCACGTTTtatggttttgcatgttttagcctaTTAGCCACAGACTGTGTTTGCCTTAAGGAATTGTTAAACATTTTGAGGAATAGgctcattcactttcttgccgaTAGATGAGAAAATTAATACTACTAAAATGTATGTGTctcaatatgaagctacagccagcagctagttagcttagcatagcatagagactggaaacagagagaaacagcttgGCTGgatctgtccaaaggtaacaaaatccaccttcgAGGACTTCTAAATTTGTacaatttacacattttatcttttaattgttacaaaaacaaatataaaaaggaCAAGTTGTggagaaaacaaagatgaaataaaCATAAAGGCAACTAATTCTTCACTTCAAAGACTATCAAGTGACTTTCAAGGCTCTGGCATACTATctaaagtaaaaataatcatACTACAATCACATACAAATCCACCGACATCATTTTAATGAGTGACTTCATACTTCTTCTGCGTAGGCTCATCTTGGTTGGCACTGAATTTGAAGAGCTGATCTTCAAGAACGCCCATCATGCCCTGGACTTGCTGCAGAGCCTGGCTGTAGCTGTGTGGGGAGGGAAAGCTGGAGGGTCCCAGCAGACCCAGCTCTTTGTTGATGTGACACAGCTGCCGGTATAGATACTGGGTTTTGTTGCTCTTCTTTTGAATCCCCTCCACTGTTGAAGCAGGATGCATACTAGCACTGCCCTCTGAAAACATACAGACTTTCAGACTTGGTTAACTGTCTGCCTTTTTATTGGTGGCAGATGAAGCACTGTTCATAATAAAGATAGtcttgtttaaaatgtcacagtatgCACTATCCACAGCAGGCGCATACCTGTTAGCTGAGGCTGGACGAGGTTGTGAAAGCTCTGAGTTTTGGACTGGGCAGTGTCActggttttgttgttctgtttgatGAAGTCTTCCACCACAGCAAGGACAGCGTTGATATCAACTTGTCCAGGCCCAAACTCGGACTCGGTGCATGGTATGTTGCTTTTCACCGTCTTAGACAGTGAATTGGCAATTCTTGTGATATCCTGAGGGAGAAAATGTTCAAACACTTTGTCATATACACTTTATGAATTTACACATCCATCACTATTTTGAATGTGCACACGGGGTGTCATAGTCCATAGATGATTTATGTCATTTGGAAGCAACTAATTTAGCAGCCCTTGAATAAATAGCACATGAAAATCATGCAGCACCTGCCTTGATGACAGTTTCTAAAGTGACGTTGACATTCACGTTGGTGGGGGGAGTCTGTGAGACGGAAGTCTGTTCAAGGGCGACAGGTTTTTCCTTTCTGCGCTTCCAACAAGAGGTCTCCCGAGGACGAGTGTTTCTGAAGATACTAACAATGAGGATATTCACCGGAAACATGATGAGGGAACTCTGAACTCCAATCATGAACTGTTGCCAGGTGAACTCAAAGTGacctggaaacagagagaggtagTGGAGATACTTACAAATACTTCATCTTGAAATGCTGTATTTGGACTTCTTACATAACTACTAGTCACATAATGGTTGTTTGCTTGAAACACAGGTGCATAACAAACAACCAGCAAATTCACATGGTCActggaatgaaaatgtgttgtaCCCAGGTCCATGGTCTGCTCAGAGGGATCTGCTGGGATGCCATAAAACATGATGCTGGTCAACatggtgcagagcagcagggaaaagcagcaggaaactcTCTGAACACAAGTGAAGGTGCTGCTCGGTGGGCGACTGATCACAGAGTACCACAGGTGTCCGTCACTGAAATCCTTTGATGTCTTCATGAAGAACAGATTACTGGAGAATACAAGCAGCAAGGGCATCGCCCGGcgagatgaaaacattttaaacctttGTGAATTAGATGGATTAACGTCACAGTTCAATGTCCTTTCAGTGACTTTAGCTCTGCTAAACGTCAGCATAGCTCTGCAGCTAATACTTGAGTGCTTAAAGAAAGAGCTATAAATCCTCAGTGAAACCCAGCtgtatatttcagtgtttcacaggCTGGTAAGTGATTATTATTCCATGTTATTTCAGTTGAGGTCAAACTAAGGTGAATTTCAGTTAATTAGAATTCTGTCTTTAACcagatgtaaaatatgaaaaacacatctCACAGCCTGCTCAGCTTGGTGAGTGTAACCTTTCAGTGACACTCAGTGCTGTTCACTGTTTAATTTTAGGATGCCTAAAAATTAGGCCaggggaaacaaaaaaataacctTCTGGGACAactgatttgctgtttttaatatGTCAACAGattttgtcttttgaaaaaataaataatatgaataCATTTCAGGACAGGCTGGGTTCTGGTTGCCTGTTGTAAATATTGCTGTAAATAATACTTGTCTCCATTTGATTCTCAACCCTGCTCTCATGCAGCAAAATGGCATTTTGGtagatttttttatgtgttgctAGCCTCATGAACGCGGCTGAAAGCCCTGACACTGTCATATTTGAAAAAGCGAGCTTGCAGTGAACAAAGCTAAAATCCAAACCAGCTATTGCATTCCATTTGCATTTTATCTGTACTCTCATCATTAGGATTCAAATGAAAACtcacactttcagtttcacattcaGCCTGTGGACTTTGCTGCCACAACACTTTTACCTCACCTGAACCTCTTCAAATCCATCTCGGACGAGACAGGAAAAACTTGATCGAGGGAACAATCAGCTATGTCTATGGCCAGCCAGGAGTTGCAGAGAAAATGCCATTTCTGCTCCGTCTGTAAATCCTGCACCATCACATTGCCTACATAcctggaaacagagaaaatgtaaaGACTGTGACAACTTTTAAATTACATATGAAGTTGAGTTAGGTGTCTGAATTATACTGAATTCATCAAATTGCTTGCTAAACAAATCTCAAAGGAAATATTTAGTTCTTTATGCTTTCCTGAAGATAAAAACAAGTAATCATCTGTAAGGTTGGGATAATTTTGAGCCAAGACATACTGTACAGACCTTATGTTCCATGTTTACAATGTTGTAGGTCATATTTGATGTAAcaggtaaatggactgcatttatatagcacttttctagtcttaccaaccactcaaagtgctCTACAACAAgtcagcattcacccattcacacaaaaGAACACTTTAAGTAGACTGCAggggccagggatcaaaccaccaaccttctgattaGTGGTCTGCTCTACACCCTGAGCTGCATTACAAAGTAAAGCCATGGCTACTGTTATATTAAAAGATTTTCGAATGAGGGTGGAAATAAATACACTTTGAGGATGTTTTATGAGTGGCTCtgtcatttctgtatttgcCTACCAGGAAGGATGGCTCCCTGAGTTGTTGTGCCACAGCCTGATGCCTTGCAGGTCTCCCAGGGAAAAGGGTGCAGTTAGCTGAAACAGATCCACTGCgcctctctcaaacacacatttctcgGGGTCTGTCAGGTGATGTGGTTCACTGTTTCCCTCGGTACCCAGCAGAGTTATTGTCACCTAAAACATTTTAGCACTCTATCTGAAATAAAATCACTTTGCACAATACAACAACCAGCAAGACCTCCTCTTTGACCAATTGACAACAAGATACCTCAAGAAATATTTTAACACATGTTTTCACCGGAAACAGAATGGACAGATGTAAAAAAGCCAAATACAAACATTCATTAACGTCAACCTTAATTATGGTTTCTAAAGAAATATTGGTTATCGCAAAATTAAGTCAAAATGCAGAGTTAAAATGCTTCAATGATCTGCTGGTtcacaaataaaattaaaaccaTGATACAATCGAATAAACATAATACAACCTGTGATGATTGGTTTTATGGCCACATAGAATCAAAACaagctgaacacacaacatGGACACATTATTGATTAAGTTGTTATGGCTAACGTGCatatctctatctatctatctatctatctatctatctatctatcttagAGAATCCAATcatcactctccttttagcttttttttgctctccactgactcctgagggaaatatctggcttgATGTGCACAAATTTATAAAAGATTTACGTTCACATATGCTTATAAAAAGTCCACTGTGTagggatttagtggcatctagcggcgaggttgcagattgcaagcAACTGAATACCCATTGCCTCACTCTCCCCTTTCAAGTTTGTAGGAGACCCAGTGCCAGtatttggtttgtccattctgagctactgtagaaacattgCACGACATCTTAAACAAGCCTTTTCTTCCAAAACAGTTGAATGTATGTGAGTGTCTcataaaaaccacaaaaaccCACTTACATCTGTCTTTTATCTTCAGTGGGAAATGGCTAAGGCTGTGATTACTTGTGCTTAAAACccccacatacagtatatgcactAAATTTGGTGTAAAATCTAAATAATTGAACAGATGAAACATTTACctgagaggaagtggaggctCCTCTGCGATGCCCAGTGCTGACACTCAACAGGTAGCGGTACTCATCCATGGGGTCGTTGTCCTCCAGTATAGTCACCTTCACCTGCCAACCAGCCAACAACACAGAGCATCTTTCTTTTAAGGTGCTTTTTGTAGCTGGGAAACTGACAACATATTGTGTAATGTTACTTTATTTCTGAATAACAGGTTCTGGAGGTGTTAGGTACCTTGGCCACGTCTTGAATGTCTTTTCGTCGAGCCCACACAGCAGCCAAGAGATAGACCACAAAGAGTGCCCCCACGAAGCAGACGACCACAGGATTCTCAGCAAAAGTTGCAAACAGCTCAGCAGTGCGTGACGGGTCCACAAGGTTGGGAGTGACAAAGAAAGAGCTCCCAAAGAATGTGAGGTGGTTGCAGAGGCACTGGGTGACTAAATGTGTGGTCTGAACACCAACCTTGGAAGACGACATTTAGTGCCATTAAAGTTTGGGCATCATGTTGCACGTGACAGGCAGATTTAGTGAATTGCTGTACTTACCCTGCATCCATGATCGCTCCAATCCAATTTTGATTCATTCCAAAATTTACATGCAGTAGTGATGGAGGTGATTGATAAATTGGCGTTGATGGATTTTATACCTGGACCGACAATGGGCCTCACTACAAGATAGTGCACTCCAATGTTTCCCTTCAAATTCTTGGGTTCTAGTACCCAAGTGTACCTCTCCTctgaataacacacacacacatagacacacacacaaaaatactaAAGTATTATCATCCATatcaaaaatctaatttaaaagGCATTAGAGTTGTAAACGTAGTGTGCGTGTCAAATATATTTATGACCTTGTGTTGTTCCCTGGTGAGGCATCTCTGTCATCGCTACGTAATTTGTGTCAGTGGGGAATTCCATATAGCCAAGGAACAGCTTGAAGGGTAGGGGATCATTTGAAGGCaccatctttaaaaatgtagtcGCAGAAAATGCGCACcaagaaaagcaaagacaacAATCATTATTTAAACACAATTTTCTGCAATCTTTAGCCTCGTGGTATCaagattaaagaaagaaaaaagcacaattaGCAAACATATTAACCCTAGATTAGATTAGCTAGAtggccctaaccctaatccATTAATagatacatttttaaagtgCTCAACATGTTTCTCAGCAGTGGAGATAAACATGCTATTGGACCTTTAAGACCAGCGTAGTGTCAGCTGAAGGAAGATCTATGGTCACTGTGCTGTAGTTCCCCAGGTCCAAAAAAGACGTGTTCACCTGCTGTCCAGGAGGCCTTGGCAAAAGAATCTGAGAACCAcgaaaaatgccagaaaatagaTCCAAAGATAagattttacatataaatgtaaaaacaattcTTACCATCAGCAGTTTGTAATCTATTAATACATTTCAATAAGGAGGTAgcataataaacaataaacaaagtTTCCTGGCCtctaaacaataaaaacacctgAATTACGGTGGCATTTTTATCCTCAGAGCAGCACGCCTGGGGTGCACTGGGTACAAAGTGGGGTGACTGCAGTGATCTCGTTATGATGCAGGGAGCAATGAGGGAGAGTCCTGACCAGCACTttctttcagtatttatttacttatttacatCAAGCTGGTCGCTGCAGCCTCAAGTACTTCTTGTGAAGTAAAAAATATGCAGTTTATGTTGCCAGACCATATGAAAGAATATGATGTACATAGTTGCTGTCATGGTACCAGGTACAGCTATAGTGGATATAGAAGTGTAGCGCATCACTTCTCCATCACTGTTAATCTGCTCCTTTGAATCATAGTACAATGAATGTACATTATACATCTCCagacttcatttttttcttctggtaCAAGGTCCCTCGGttcattgtcatgttgaaagTATAGGTTTTTCTTAAAAGACGGTACAGCTCCGTCCCCACAGAGAACATGCTCTCGACAGGAGAGCACAGAATAGAACAGTTCTGCGTCGATGCTGCACTGTGCTGACCTCAACATCCTCACTTAAGTTTTCCACATTGATGTTGGAGCCATCTTTTGCTGTGAGAGATAGAGCACCGATTTGGCCACTTATGTTCCCTCTCTCATTCCAGGAAAATGGGTTTTTATCTAAATTCAGCATCTGCAAATGtattaaaagagaaaaacatcattagCACCTCAGACACTTttgactgagaaaaaaacatgggaTCTTACATGCATCCTCTGAAAAACACTGGAACGtgcacattgcacacacaccctgaaaGTGGATGATTTTACATGACAAAATAATATACTATATCTGAGTCAATGAAGTGTCCACTGCTAATTTGGGACAGTCTcagcacaaaaaacactccACAACACACATGTAAAGATATGGGCTATGACTTACACGTATATCCACTGGTTCATCTGAAGGAAGTATATCAGGGGGGAGCACTGGGAGAGAAAATGCGGGACTGGAGCAGTTGGGAATATTTATAGGCGTTTTCTGCAAACTTTCTGGTGTTACTCTGAGGGATAAAGTATAAAGACACTGATATTAGTTAGTTATTAGTCAGTTATGCTTTGAATGCTAGGCCTACTGGTGCGTTTGAAACAGTCTTTGGAGACAGTCTTGTCCCTAAATGTTTTGAGCATTGGCCCAAATAAAATCCAGAGCATTTCTAACACGGCAGAATAAAATAATCTCCTCCCAGCAGATGTCTTTTATCACAGGTGTTTCTAGGCCCTATTTGGAGGTGATACTTTCCATGACTAACTCACAGAGGTCTTGAAAGAgttaaatcaaaataaagaattaTTACTTATAGGCAGTTTCAGTGTGGAGTGAAAATATAAAtctaagaggaaaaaaataaaatgatcacCTAGAACAATTAGGTAACGTTGCAAATGCTCAAGTACACAAATGAATCCGATATTTTGTAACAAACCAGAAAgactagaaaaccaaaaagaGGTCCAGGAACGAGACAAAGACACATGAGCGAATTTTAGGCTTTCTCTGGCTGCAGCCAGGTATTTGTGCAGGCTTTGATCCTTTTCCATATGTCTCACTCCATTACATATTGACTGGTGAAACTGCCATAAAACCTCGAGACTGTATACAAACTCTAAAAACTCTGGACAAAAAGCCAGTGCAAGTCTATCCTTGGTGACAGTCTCTTGAAGTATCTATGTTTGCATGTGGCTGAAGAGGAACCTACCTATTAACAAACACACCAATATGAGCTTGTTGGATGATAACTGGATCCTTGTTTGAGTCTTTAGATGTTAACAGTGCACTCTGTGTATTGACAAGAGTCACGAGAAGGGCATCagagatgtttttctgtgaaggATAACAAAGGGCATTTACGACCAGGGAGAGGCTGTGGAAGAAATGTGATATCAGCAAACATAGACACAGTTTAAACAACAAGGTGTCTTTCCAGATCGGATCTAAATGAAGGGGGGGACCAAGTGGcatgctgaaaaacagcaggcAAATATTCCTTGGATAAGCAAACTTGCAAACAGACTTTATGTGCTCTTCAAGGGTTTCAGTCACAGACCAGCGCAAGTAATATTCAAATCACACAACCTTCCCGAGAGGAGTAAACGACGTCAGCACGGGCAAggttacacactcacactggaaGGATAGTCCAGGATGTGGCTCGCTCCTTCCACGAGGCTGCTGGCTGCAAGgtgcactttttcactgttgtcCACAGCCATGTGGAGGAGAGATGAGCTGAGGTTTGCGAAAAATAATGAAGTCTCTTCCTGGAGGTGGGAATCAACTCTCATAATTACTGACACATTTTCggcagatgtgaaaaaaaaactcttttttatTAGCAGAGgctttatataatatatgtaatatgtatTCATGTCTCCTCTAATATCCTGCCTCAAATACACAAATTACAAGGCTGAGCAAAGGTTGTTAACCTAAAGCAGTGAACCTTAATGAAAACAGCACTTAATGACTTCATACAAGGACGACTCATTTATTCCTTCCTCCCATCATGTCCTTGTTTAATCAGTTCGGGGTTCGCTGTGTCTCACCTGAGCTGAGGAGCTGAGTTCAGAGCCTTTCTGGATGAGAGCATTAAGTCCCGTGGCTATAATCTGAACTCCTTCTGGAGTGCTGGGGGGAACTTTTTGTACTGTGGTTATCATTATGTTCAGCATCTGCTCACGGAGCTTCAACACACAAAAGCAATAAG
Proteins encoded:
- the LOC121616057 gene encoding polycystic kidney disease protein 1-like 2: MVPSNDPLPFKLFLGYMEFPTDTNYVAMTEMPHQGTTQEERYTWVLEPKNLKGNIGVHYLVVRPIVGPGIKSINANLSITSITTACKFWNESKLDWSDHGCRVGVQTTHLVTQCLCNHLTFFGSSFFVTPNLVDPSRTAELFATFAENPVVVCFVGALFVVYLLAAVWARRKDIQDVAKVKVTILEDNDPMDEYRYLLSVSTGHRRGASTSSQVTITLLGTEGNSEPHHLTDPEKCVFERGAVDLFQLTAPFSLGDLQGIRLWHNNSGSHPSWYVGNVMVQDLQTEQKWHFLCNSWLAIDIADCSLDQVFPVSSEMDLKRFSNLFFMKTSKDFSDGHLWYSVISRPPSSTFTCVQRVSCCFSLLLCTMLTSIMFYGIPADPSEQTMDLGHFEFTWQQFMIGVQSSLIMFPVNILIVSIFRNTRPRETSCWKRRKEKPVALEQTSVSQTPPTNVNVNVTLETVIKDITRIANSLSKTVKSNIPCTESEFGPGQVDINAVLAVVEDFIKQNNKTSDTAQSKTQSFHNLVQPQLTEGSASMHPASTVEGIQKKSNKTQYLYRQLCHINKELGLLGPSSFPSPHSYSQALQQVQGMMGVLEDQLFKFSANQDEPTQKKLSPAESADGDGSQKKRVCCHGGLPWWFIFFGWLLVIATSVVAGYFTMLYGLKFGKERSISWLISMSVSFFQSILVIQPLKVLCLAVFFALVIKKVDEEDYQNVAFVGNYRNLGDCKDQHTVRQDRSLYEPPPAADIERMRRNRILEQKAFALIREILTYMGFIWMLLLVAYSQRDPNAFYLNQHIRNSFRRNITDSMSLGEVFTWANTSLLSNLFGVYPGFITDGNSKLVGNARLRQLRVQKNSCEISGFMLQLVPDCNAPYSWEVEDMGSYGPGWNPSVEGNTSTSTSSPWKYQTQAQLRSYPIWGKMALYRAGGFVAELGPDLQNAGSTLEYLFRNKWLDMYTRAIFVEFTVYNANVNLFCIVTLLLETAAIGAFQFSSELHSVRLYQSAGGFHVFVMVAEIMYMLFILYYMFLQGKLMKQQRWAYFRSKWNLLELTIILLSWSAVAIFIKRTLLGNRDMTYYHNHKDQFPSFHETATADSTLQYLIAFLVLLTTVKLWHLLRLNPKMNMITATLQRAWSDISGFLLIIVIMFLAYSTACNVIYGWKISSYRTLANALVTIISLQIGIFNYGEVLDDTPLLGGLVVGSCIVFVTFVVLNLFISVVLMAFNQEQIYHKPSDEEEIVDVMLKKICSLFGITYKNTKDTQRPDVSSDSGLTLNNSRNVLNNSSVDVNIFQTSDDSADL